Part of the Streptomyces europaeiscabiei genome is shown below.
GGACATCAGCCCGGCAGGAGGTCCAGGTCGGCCGTGCTGACGCGGTCGGTCAGCACGTGCTGACGCAGGTGCTGGAGACCGGGTGAGGGATCGAGGCCCAGTTCGTCCCGGAGCATCGCGCGCAACCTCTGGTACACGTCCAGCGCCTCGCTGCGCCTGCCACACCGTTCCAGGGCGATGATGAGGCTGCCCTGGAACCACTCGTGCAGCGGGTGGGCGCAGGCGAGTTCCTTGAGCTCACCGACGAGTTCACGGTGCCGGCCGAGGCGCAGGCCGACCTCGACGCGCAACTCCTCGGCCTGAAGGTGGAGTTCTTCGAGGCGCAGGACGTGTCCGTGCAGCGCCGGGCCCTGTGGGACGTCCGCGAAGGGCGGTCCGTCCCACAACAGCAGGGCCCGCTCGACCAGCGCGGCGGCGCCCGGCGGGTCGTCGGCGGCGAGTGCCGTCCGCGCCCGGCCGGTGAGCAGCGCGAACTCCTCCGCGTCGCACTCCCCGGGCCCGACCCGCAGCAGGTAGCCGTGGGCGTGGGTGACCAGCGGCCCCTCCTCGCCCGAGCCAAGTCCGTCGCCACCGTGCAGCGCCTTGCGCAGCTGGTAGGCGTAGGTCTGCACGGTCGCGGTGGCGCTGCGGGGCGGGCGGCCCGGCCAGAGTTCGGCCGTGAGGGCGGCGAGCGGTACGACGGTGTTGCGGCGAGCGAGCAGCAGGGCCAGCACCTGGCGCACCTTCGGCGCCGACGGGGTGACGTCGTGGCCGTCGGCCGATGCACGCACGGAGCCGAGGGTGCGCCAGGTCAGCACGGGGCGGTCCCGGTCCGCGGATCGGGACGGGCTGCGTCTGCCGGAACCTGCGGGTTGTCCCGGTACCAGGCGACGGTCTCGGCGAGGCCCTCGGCGAAGTCCTTCTGCGGTTTGTATCCGAGTTCGACGTGGGCCTTGCGCCAGTCCACGGAGTAACGGCGGTCGTGGCCCTTGCGGTCGATGACGTACTCCACCCTGTCCCAGCCGACGTCGCAGGCCTCGAGAAGGAGTTCGGTGAGGCTGCGGTTGTCGAGTTCGGTGCCGCCGCCGATGTTGTAGATCTCGCCGGACCTGCCGCCCGTGCGGACCAGTTCGACGGCGCGGACGTGGTCGTCGATGTGCAGCCAGTCGCGCACGTTCAGGCCGTCGCCGTAGAGGGGAACCCGGCCACCGGCGAGGAGCCGGGTGACGAACAGCGGGATGATCTTCTCCGGGAACTGGTGGTGCCCGTAGTTGTTGGAGCAGCGGGTGACGCGCACGTCCAGGCCGTGCGAGCGGTGGTAGGAGAGCGCGACCAGGTCGCTGGCCGCCTTGGACGCGGCGTACGGGGAGTTGGGGTGCAGGGGCTGTTCCTCGGAGCAGGAGCCCTCGGGGATGGAGCCGTAGACCTCGTCGGTGGAGATGTGCACGAACCGGTCGGTGCCGTGGCGCAGGGCGGCGTCCAGCAGGGTCTGGGTGCCGAGCACGTTGGTGCGCACGAACTCGGTGGCGCTGGCCAGGGACCGGTCCACGTGGGACTCGGCGGCGAAGTGCACCACCTGGTCGTGCTCGGCCATCAGGCTGTCGACGAGAGCGCTGTCGCAGATGTCGCCGACGACGAGCCGGTAGCGGTCGCTGTCCGCGACGGGGTCGAGGTTGGCGAGACTGGCGGCGTAGGTGAAGGAGTCGAGGACGGTGACGGTGACGTCGTCGGGGCCGAGGGGTCCGAGCAGGGTCCGGACGTAGTGGGAACCGATGAAGCCGGCACCGCCGGTCACCAGGATGCGCGTCTGACTCATCTGGGTGCGGCGCGTCTCAGGGTGTGCCGAGGGGGCGCCGTCCTCCTTCCTCAAGGTGGGCGAATGGGGGTCGGGCCGGCACCGGGGATTCAGCCGGCTGCGGTGAGGCGTTCCAGTTCCTGGACGAGGTCGTGTGGCGTGGGCATGGCGGCCGACTCGTCGCGCAGACGGCGTGCCTCGGCGGCGTAGGAGGGGTCCTCCAGGAGGCGCCGGGTGAGGTCCGCGACCCGGTCGGCGTCGGCGTCGGTGTGGTGCACGTGGAGTCCGGCCCCGCTGTCCTGCAGTGACCGGCCGCGCAGTTCCTGGTCGGCCACCAGGGTGGACAGGGCGAGCTGCGGCACTGCGTTGACCAGGGCGGTGGAGAAGGTGCCCCAGCCGCCGTGGTGGACGATGGCGGTGCAGCTGGGGAGCAGGGTGCTGAGGGCGAGACCGCTGACGGCCCGGACGTTGGGGGGCAGGTCGCCGAGTCTCTCGGCCTGTTCGGGCATGAGGGCGGCGACGATGTCGGCGTCGAGCCGGGACAGGGCGCGCAGGATGTCGGCCACGGCCACGTAGTCGCCGCCGTAGGCCTCGGTGTTGGTACGGCCCAGAGTGACGCACACCCGGGGCCGCTTGGGCTGCTCGCGCAGCCAGGGCCACTGCACGGACGCGCCGTTGTAGGGCACGTACCGCATGGAGAGCCGGCGCAGGTCGGAGGGAGGGCGCAGGCTCGGGGGCAGCGTGTCGATGGTGAACTGTCCGTTGAGGAGTTCCTCGTCGCAGCGCACGCCGTAGGCGCTTCCGCGTTCGTCGATCCAGTCGGCGAGCGGATCGGCGCGCTGGTCCTCGGGCATGTCCTCGGCGAGTTCGACGAACGTGGCGCGGGCCTGGCCGTAGACGTCGGCGCACCACAGCAGACGGGCGTGGGCGGCGCCGCAGGCGCGGGCGGCGATTCCGCCCGCGTAGGCGATGGGGTCGCGGACGACGAGGTCGGGCCGCCAGTCACGGGCGAGGCCGACGAGGTCGTCGAGGATCGGGTCGTTGTAGCGGGCGAACCCGTACGGGACGCTGATCCTGTAGCGGGCGAGCAGGCTCGCGTGGTCGACGTCGCCGTAGCCGAGACGGCTCCAGTTGGCGACGTCCGCGTCCTGCGAGTCGCGTGCGACGGCCATGTCGCGGTGCAGGTCGTGGTCGCTGCCGACCGGGGCGGCCACCAGTCCGGCGCCGGTGATGGCGTCGGTCAGGGACGGCGCGTTGGCCATCAGCACCTCGTGCCCGGCGGCCGTCAGAGCCCAGGCGAGCGGAACCATGGTGAAGACGTGCGACTTCTCCGGCAGGCCGGCGAACAGGACGCGCATCGGTTGATCTCCTCCTCAGGGGGCGGCCGGGACGGCGCTCAGGCCGGGGGCCTACGGTCCTCGCCCACGGAAAGGGCACTCATCGGGCAGGACTCGACGGCCTCCCGGACGGCGTCGAGCCCAGCGTCGTCCGGGCGCTCGACCAGCAGCAGCACCAGTCCGTCGTCGCGCTGGTCGAAGACCTCGGGGGCGATGAGGGCGCACTGACCGGCGCCGATGCACCTGTCGTGGTCGATCGCGATGTCCATGGGAGGCCTCCTGCGTGCGTGCCGGTCCGGTGGGATGCCGGGGCGAGCCCATCTTGCGGTGCGGGAGCGGGGGTTCGGCCGCCGGGAGACCGCTGTCTGGGATTTCCTCCAGAAATTCGGCAGCCGCGGCGCCGGGCCGTCGGTCGGCCGCGACGGCCGGTACTCGGTGAATCCCTAGATTGCGCGGCCTTCCCTGGTCCGCCGCGGGGCCGCCGTGCTGGAGTGACCGGCGGACGGAGGGCGACGGCGCGGCCGCAGTGGCACGGCGCCGTCCGGAACCGTCGTACGACATCTGCGAAAGGGGAATCCGGGTGGCGCAGCAAGGCACCTCGGACGTGCTCGACCCGACACCCGAGGCCGGTTCCTGGACCGAGCGTGAGCCGGCCGTGGCGCCGGACGGTGGCGCCACCCTGCTGGCGTGGGCGGCGCGGATGCGCGAGGAGCAGCCGGCGTGGCGGGACGGCGCCGGCAGGGTCCATGTCTTCCGGCACGCGGACGTGCAGCGGATCCTCGCCGATCCGGCGACGTTCTCCTCGGACACGGTGGGCAGGCTGTCGGGCGGCGAGAAGCAGGCCCCGCGCGGCACGCTGCTGCTTCTCGATCCGCCCCTGCACGGCAAGATGCGCCGTCTGGTGAGCCGGGCGTTCACCCCGGGGCTGATCGCCGGTCTCGAACCGTGGATCACCGATCTGACCGGTGAACTGCTGGACGCCGCTCCCGAGGGCGCCTTCGACCTGGTGGACACGCTCGCCAACCCGCTGCCGGTGACGGTCATCGCACGCATGCTGGGGGTGCCGGTCGAGGACCGGGACCGTTTCCAGGGCTGGGCGGACCAGCTGCTGTCCACCGATCCGGAGGATCCGGAGAGCGTGCGCCGGATGGAGGAGACCGCGGTCACCATCTCCGCCTACCTCCAGGGCTTCATCGAGGCCCGGCGCAAGGAGCCGGACGGGAACCTGCTGAGCACCCTGGTCGGCGCCGAGGTCGACGGTGAGCGGCTCGACGACGAGGACATCGCGAGCTTCGCGACGCTGCTGCTGCTGGCCGGGCACATCACCACGTCGGTGCTCCTGGGCAACGCGCTGATCTGTCTGGACCGGGATCCGGATCTGTTCGCGCGGGTGCGGGCGGACCGCTCGCTGGTGCCCGCGGTGATCGAGGAGGCCCTGCGTCTGCGCCCGCCGTTCACCCGGATCGAGCGGGTCACCACGGCCGGGACGAACATCGCCGGTCTGGACGTCGGCAAGGACTCCCTGCTGTACCTGTGGCTACTCTCGGCCAACCGCGACGAGCAGGTCTTCGAGGACGCGGACGAGTTCCGCCCCCACCGCGCCAACGCCCGCCAGGCCGCGTTCGGGCACGGCATCCACTACTGCATCGGGGCCCCGCTGGCCCGGCTGGAGGGCCGGATCGCGCTGGAGGCCCTGCTGGACCGGTACGCCCGCATCCGTGTGGACCCGGAGGCGCGGCTGGCCTGGCACGGCACCAACGTCTTCGGCGCACGGCATCTGCCGCTGCTCGTGGAACGCACCTGAGGCGTCCGCGGACGTCCTCCCTTCCCGTGCGGCGCCCGCGGACGCCGTCCCCTCCCGTACTCGACTCCCGCTTCGCGCCTCCCTATGGAGTGACCTCATGAAGACCAGGCCCGAGCCTCCCGTGATTCCCTCGGAGCGGGGGAAGTGCCCGTTCGACCCCCCTGCCGAGTACGCCCGGTTGCGCGCCGAGCAGCCGGTCAGTCCCGTCACGTTCCAGGTGGCGCCGAAGGACACCTCCGGCTGGCTGGTGACGCGGCACGACCTGGTCCGGCAGATCCTCGCCGACGACCGGTTCAGCCACCGCAACGAACTGCTCGCGCATGTGGTCGCGCCGCCGTTCCCGATGACCGAGTACGCGCCGCAGCCCTCGCCCCCCGGGTCGTTCGCGAAGATGGACGCCCCGGACCACACCAAATACCGGCGGCTGCTGGCGGGTCACTTCACACTGCGGCGCATCCAGCAGTACGAGCCCCACCTGAAGCGCATCGTCGACGAGACACTGGAGGAGATGGCGGCCGCGGGCTCACCCGCCGATCTTCTGGGCGACTTCGCGGAGAAGGTCAGCCTGCGGTCGGTGTGCTCGCTGATGGGCGTCTCTCCGGAGCTGATGGACGGCATCCAGGAGCACTTCTCGGCACTGATGACGCTCACCTACACGCTGGAGGAGTTCATCCATCACCTGGAGTCGATGGACGGGCTCATCCGGCCGATGGTGAGGGAGCGGATGGCCCAACAGGGCGAGGACTTCTTCGGGCGGCTGGCGGCGACCGGCGAGCTGACCGAGGACGAACTGGTCAACCTGGGGGTTCTCACCCTGGGCGGCTCGCTCGACACCACGCCGAACATGCTGTCGCTGAGCACCTTCGCGCTGCTGGAGCACCCGGACCAGCTGACGCTGCTGCGCGAGCGGCCGGAGCTGTACGAGACGGGTGCGGTGGACGAGCTGCTGCGCTATCTGACGATCTCCCAGATGGGGTCGAGCCGGTGTGCGCTGGAGGACGTGGAGATCGGCGGCACCACGATCAAGGCGGGCCAGACCGTGGTGCTGTCCCTGCCCGCCGCCAACCGTGACCCGGAGGTCTTCAACGCCCCGGACGAGTTGGACGTCACCCGTGTCCCCCGCAAGCACCTGGCGCTGGGCTTCGGCGCCCACCAGTGCCTGGGCCAGCATCTGGCCCGGGCCAGTCTGCGCATCGGGCTGCGCGCCCTCTTCGAGCGGTTCCCGACGCTGCGGCTGGCG
Proteins encoded:
- a CDS encoding cytochrome P450, which encodes MKTRPEPPVIPSERGKCPFDPPAEYARLRAEQPVSPVTFQVAPKDTSGWLVTRHDLVRQILADDRFSHRNELLAHVVAPPFPMTEYAPQPSPPGSFAKMDAPDHTKYRRLLAGHFTLRRIQQYEPHLKRIVDETLEEMAAAGSPADLLGDFAEKVSLRSVCSLMGVSPELMDGIQEHFSALMTLTYTLEEFIHHLESMDGLIRPMVRERMAQQGEDFFGRLAATGELTEDELVNLGVLTLGGSLDTTPNMLSLSTFALLEHPDQLTLLRERPELYETGAVDELLRYLTISQMGSSRCALEDVEIGGTTIKAGQTVVLSLPAANRDPEVFNAPDELDVTRVPRKHLALGFGAHQCLGQHLARASLRIGLRALFERFPTLRLATPAEEVPLRDRAVHYGVDRLPVAWD
- the rfbB gene encoding dTDP-glucose 4,6-dehydratase; the protein is MSQTRILVTGGAGFIGSHYVRTLLGPLGPDDVTVTVLDSFTYAASLANLDPVADSDRYRLVVGDICDSALVDSLMAEHDQVVHFAAESHVDRSLASATEFVRTNVLGTQTLLDAALRHGTDRFVHISTDEVYGSIPEGSCSEEQPLHPNSPYAASKAASDLVALSYHRSHGLDVRVTRCSNNYGHHQFPEKIIPLFVTRLLAGGRVPLYGDGLNVRDWLHIDDHVRAVELVRTGGRSGEIYNIGGGTELDNRSLTELLLEACDVGWDRVEYVIDRKGHDRRYSVDWRKAHVELGYKPQKDFAEGLAETVAWYRDNPQVPADAARPDPRTGTAPC
- a CDS encoding cytochrome P450; the encoded protein is MAQQGTSDVLDPTPEAGSWTEREPAVAPDGGATLLAWAARMREEQPAWRDGAGRVHVFRHADVQRILADPATFSSDTVGRLSGGEKQAPRGTLLLLDPPLHGKMRRLVSRAFTPGLIAGLEPWITDLTGELLDAAPEGAFDLVDTLANPLPVTVIARMLGVPVEDRDRFQGWADQLLSTDPEDPESVRRMEETAVTISAYLQGFIEARRKEPDGNLLSTLVGAEVDGERLDDEDIASFATLLLLAGHITTSVLLGNALICLDRDPDLFARVRADRSLVPAVIEEALRLRPPFTRIERVTTAGTNIAGLDVGKDSLLYLWLLSANRDEQVFEDADEFRPHRANARQAAFGHGIHYCIGAPLARLEGRIALEALLDRYARIRVDPEARLAWHGTNVFGARHLPLLVERT
- a CDS encoding ferredoxin, with protein sequence MDIAIDHDRCIGAGQCALIAPEVFDQRDDGLVLLLVERPDDAGLDAVREAVESCPMSALSVGEDRRPPA
- a CDS encoding AfsR/SARP family transcriptional regulator; translated protein: MRASADGHDVTPSAPKVRQVLALLLARRNTVVPLAALTAELWPGRPPRSATATVQTYAYQLRKALHGGDGLGSGEEGPLVTHAHGYLLRVGPGECDAEEFALLTGRARTALAADDPPGAAALVERALLLWDGPPFADVPQGPALHGHVLRLEELHLQAEELRVEVGLRLGRHRELVGELKELACAHPLHEWFQGSLIIALERCGRRSEALDVYQRLRAMLRDELGLDPSPGLQHLRQHVLTDRVSTADLDLLPG
- a CDS encoding activator-dependent family glycosyltransferase translates to MRVLFAGLPEKSHVFTMVPLAWALTAAGHEVLMANAPSLTDAITGAGLVAAPVGSDHDLHRDMAVARDSQDADVANWSRLGYGDVDHASLLARYRISVPYGFARYNDPILDDLVGLARDWRPDLVVRDPIAYAGGIAARACGAAHARLLWCADVYGQARATFVELAEDMPEDQRADPLADWIDERGSAYGVRCDEELLNGQFTIDTLPPSLRPPSDLRRLSMRYVPYNGASVQWPWLREQPKRPRVCVTLGRTNTEAYGGDYVAVADILRALSRLDADIVAALMPEQAERLGDLPPNVRAVSGLALSTLLPSCTAIVHHGGWGTFSTALVNAVPQLALSTLVADQELRGRSLQDSGAGLHVHHTDADADRVADLTRRLLEDPSYAAEARRLRDESAAMPTPHDLVQELERLTAAG